The Sulfuricurvum sp. genomic interval CTTAGACGAAGCTCTACCAATAACTCACTGCGAGCTGCTGTAGGAAAAAACTGTTGTTGAACCAATGTCATCCCTGCTCCGGCAAGAGCAAAAAGGGCAATGGTAGATCCAAGAACCCACCAGCGTCGTGTTATACTCCAGTTAATTAATTGTCGAAATTTATGATACATCGGCTTGTCATAAGGATCATGCTCTTGTTCTGATGAAAGAGTATCATAGTGCGGCAACATCTTCATCCCAAGGTATGGGGTAAAGATGACAGCTACGATCCAAGACGCTAAAAGAGCTACCCCGACTACCCAAAATATCCCTCCGGCATACTCGCCGGCAAGTGACTTGGCAAAACCTACCGGCATAAAGCCGGCTACCGTAACCAACGTTCCGGTAAGCATTGGAAAAGCCGTTGAGCTATAGGCAAACGTAGCCGCACTCAAACGATCCCACCCCTCTTCGAGTTTGACGGTCATCATTTCAACCGCGATAATCGCATCATCGACCAACAGTCCCAATGCGATGATCAAGGCACCCAGAGAAATACGATCCAAGTTCCACCCCGCAGCATACATAATCATCGAAACGATCCCTAATACAAGAGGGATAGAGGCCGCAACAACGATACCCGTTCGCCATCCGAGTGAGACAAAAGAGACAATCAAAACAATAATCAAGGCTTCAAGAAATGATTTCTCAAATTCCCATACCGATTCCTCTACGATTTTAGGCTGATCCGCATATTTCTCGACTTCAACACCTATAGGCAATTCACCTTTAATGACCGCCATTTGTGCATCTAAATCAGAACCGAGTTTCAGAATATCACCGTTTTGTTTCATAATCACGCCGATGGCTACCGTTTGCTCTGCATTATGCCGAATGGTAAAGCTTTGCGGATCTTCATAACCGGTACGTACGGTGGCTACATCGGAGAGTTTGAGCAGTTTGCCGCCAATCTGGATACTGACATTTGCCACATCTTTTACGTTGTGCAATACGCCGTCAATTCGGATATGCACCCGATCATTTGCCGTATCGATCGCGCCGGATGGTGTCACCATGTTTTGTGCGGATAATGCATCCATGATAACATCAGGAGAGATACCCATTGCCGCAAGACGGTGGGTAGAAAGCTCTACAAAAATGCGTTCGGGCTGCTTACCGAGAATATCCACTTTTTTGACGCCTGTTACACTTTGCAACTGACGTTTAATCTCCTCGGCAGTATCACCGAGCTCAGCCATCGTTAGATCAGACGCTTTTACGGCGTATAAAACACTGTAGACATCATTGAACTCATCATTGAAAAAAGGTCCTCGTACTCCGGAGGGAAACTCACGACTAATATCAGAAATCTTCTTACGAGCCTGATACCAAGATTCATCCAAGTTTTTTCTACCGATTCCCCCTTTAACACGTACCTCAATCGCTCCGAAACCTTGGCGTGAGTACGATTTAACATAGTCAATATATTCAAGTTCCTGAAGTTTGCGCTCAATGCGGTTTAGTACTTGATTCTGAACTTCCTTAGCCGTTGCACCGGGCCACGCGACTACGATGCTCATCGTCGGAACATTAAAGTTGGGATCTTCCGACCTTCCAAGCTTGGTGAACGATACAATACCG includes:
- a CDS encoding efflux RND transporter permease subunit, with product MKDFNLSEWAVTHRPMVLFLIIAVLIAGIVSFTKLGRSEDPNFNVPTMSIVVAWPGATAKEVQNQVLNRIERKLQELEYIDYVKSYSRQGFGAIEVRVKGGIGRKNLDESWYQARKKISDISREFPSGVRGPFFNDEFNDVYSVLYAVKASDLTMAELGDTAEEIKRQLQSVTGVKKVDILGKQPERIFVELSTHRLAAMGISPDVIMDALSAQNMVTPSGAIDTANDRVHIRIDGVLHNVKDVANVSIQIGGKLLKLSDVATVRTGYEDPQSFTIRHNAEQTVAIGVIMKQNGDILKLGSDLDAQMAVIKGELPIGVEVEKYADQPKIVEESVWEFEKSFLEALIIVLIVSFVSLGWRTGIVVAASIPLVLGIVSMIMYAAGWNLDRISLGALIIALGLLVDDAIIAVEMMTVKLEEGWDRLSAATFAYSSTAFPMLTGTLVTVAGFMPVGFAKSLAGEYAGGIFWVVGVALLASWIVAVIFTPYLGMKMLPHYDTLSSEQEHDPYDKPMYHKFRQLINWSITRRWWVLGSTIALFALAGAGMTLVQQQFFPTAARSELLVELRL